A genomic stretch from Arachis stenosperma cultivar V10309 chromosome 3, arast.V10309.gnm1.PFL2, whole genome shotgun sequence includes:
- the LOC130966741 gene encoding adenylate kinase, chloroplastic, translating to MSVNMVAVASMATPSITISFTNSKSLTLSSSSSQLPSCWPSSNSTLRRHPSSCALTLRCGAAVFASSSSPFTSPNSNSSSVIVAALGIDAQSERDYEPLQVMISGAPASGKGTQCELIKHKYGLVHVAAGDLLRAEIATGSDNGKLAKQYMEKGQLVPDHIVVMMVKDRLLKPDAKDNGWLLDGYPRSLSQATALKGFGFQPDIFILLEVSEDILVERVVGRRLDPVTGKIYHLKYSPPETEEIAARLTQRFDDTEEKVKLRLNTHHQNVEAVLSMYKDITVKINGNVSKEEVFAQIDSALTSLLEQRKAASGSVAA from the exons ATGAGCGTCAACATGGTGGCAGTGGCGTCCATGGCCACTCCATCCATCACCATCAGCTTCActaattccaaatcacttactctttcctcttcttcttctcaactTCCCAGCTGCTGGCCTTCTTCTAATTCAACTCTTCGTCGTCATCCTTCTTCTTGTGCCCTCACTCTTCGCTGTGGCGCCGCCGTCTTTGCCTCTTCCTCTTCCCCTTTCACTTCCCCCAATTCCAATTCAAGTTCCGTG attgtggcCGCGCTTGGAATCGATGCGCAGTCTGAGCGTGATTACGAGCCTCTTCAGGTTATGATTTCGGGTGCTCCTGCTTCCGGAAAAGGCACTCAATGCGAGCTTATCAAACACAAG TACGGTTTAGTGCACGTTGCTGCTGGTGATTTGCTTAGGGCTGAGATCGCCACTGGCAGTGATAATGGAAAGCTTGCTAAACAGTATATGGAGAAAGGTCAACTTGTTCCCGATCATATTGTTGTCATG ATGGTGAAGGATCGTCTCTTGAAGCCTGATGCTAAGGACAATGGTTGGCTTCTCGATGGATATCCGCGGAGCTTGTCTCAGGCTACTGCCCTCAAAGGATTCGGCTTCCAACCTgatatcttcattcttctcgag GTTTCTGAAGATATTCTTGTCGAGAGAGTAGTAGGGCGGAGATTAGATCCTGTTACTGGAAAGATATATCACTTGAAGTATTCTCCTCCAGAGACAGAAGAAATTGCAGCACGGCTTACCCAGCGTTTTGATGATACTGAAGAAAAG GTAAAGTTGCGATTGAACACGCACCATCAAAATGTGGAGGCAGTGCTTTCAATGTATAAAGATATCACCGTTAag ATTAACGGAAATGTCTCCAAGGAGGAAGTATTTGCTCAAATTGACAGTGCACTTACGAGTCTTTTGGAACAAAGGAAGGCTGCATCAGGATCTGTGGCCGCTTAG